The Desulfocurvibacter africanus subsp. africanus DSM 2603 genome includes the window TCTTGAGGGCCACGTTGCCCGTCAGGCGCACGCGCACGCCCGGCACTTCCTGCTCCACTTCTTGAGCCGCGGCCCGCACGGACTGGATGGCCTGCCGGCCAGGGTTGAGCTTTCCGTAGTCCAGCCTGGGCCGCACCACCACGAACTCACGCGAGATTTCGTCCTCCTGCCCGTCATCACCACGCATGAGTTCTTGCCAGGACAAATACTCCAGCCGACCCTGCAGGGCCCCCTCGATGGTCCTGTTCATGGAAGCGAAAAGCTTGGGCAGGGTTTCCGCGTCCTCAAGCTCCTGACCGCCCACGATGAGAAAGTCGCCCAAGGTCGAAAGGAGCGAGGGCAGGCTCAGATCTTCGGCCAGAGGCGTAAGGAAGGGCTGCACCCCTGCCAGATTGTCCACGGTCTCCTCGACCTGGTCCAGCTCGCGCAGAAGAATGCCGTTGCGGCGAAAAAACTCGTCCGCTCCCGGCGCGAAAACCGATTCGAGCCCTGCCTCCGGAGCCATCCGCCGCAGCCGGGCGGCCAGCTTTTCCTGAAACGCGCGGGCCATTTCGGGAGCATCACTCTCCACGACCGCCACGAGCGTCTCGCGCTGTCCGGGAAAGGCTTGGTCGAGCTTCTTGCGCATCTGGCGGAAAGGCAGCTCGTCCGAAACCATTTCGGTCATATCCGTGCTGATGGCGAAGTGGCTGACGGTATACCAGCCCAGCCAGCCCGTCAGGGCAACGGCCAGCAGGAGCGTGAGGCCGGGGTGGGCCAGCACGGCCTGGACGACCCAACGGGGCATGCAGGGGATGTTCTTGCGTATGCGGCGCAGGGGCATGCCGACTCCGATTAAACGTGATCCGTCACGCGACGGCTTCAGTTCCGGGATTCCTTGACGAAAGCCCTGTCCGGGGCGGATTGGCTTTGTCCCTTGCCATGGCGGCTTCGCCAGCCACGCGCCTCGATCCACAGCCAGACGGCCAGACCGGGCGCGCCCAGGATGATCTCGCGGGCGCGTTTGATAAGGGCCAAGGCCAGGGCGACCTCGGGCGTGATGCCGAGCATGCCGCCCAGGAGCAGGATTGATCCTTCGCGCACACCCAGGCCGCCGGGCACCATGAAGGCCGCGCTGGCTGCGGCCGTACTCAGGGCTTCAAGGACCAGGGCATCTCCCAGAGTCGCAGGCACGCCGAGAAAATGCAACGCGAGCCAGCTTTCCCCGCTCTTGCTCAACCAGCCCAGAAGCCGCAGACCGGCCGCAAGAGCCAGCCTGCCCTTTGCCGCGTAGGTGGCCCGGATGTGCGTGTCCATGGCCTTGGCTTCGCCGAGCAGCGCCGTCAGACGCCGGCCCCGGGTAAGGCCTTGGAGCACCTGGGCCGCCGCTGTGAACATGCCGGCCCTTTGGGCCAGCACGAAGCCGGCCAGGAGCAGGGCTCCAAACCCGGTGCCGCCCCACAGGCGCAAACGATCGCCGCTCGCGCCCAGGTAGGGCAGGGTGGCCAGCACGCCGGCCAGGGCGAAGGCGAACTGTGTCACTAGGCCCAGGGTCACATCCACCGTCACGGTGGCTCCGCTTTCGCTCGGGCTCAGGGCCATGTCCGGCCCGCCTCGGCCTGCCATCAGCTTTGCGCGGGCCACATGTCCGCCCACCTGGGCCACGGGCAGCAGCGTATTGAACGATTCGGCCACCCAGCGCGCCAGAAGCAACATGCCCAAGCCCGGTCCGCGTCCTCGGGGCATGGTCATGGCCCAACCCAGAGTGTCCAGGAAGAGGGGCAGCAGATGGTAGGCTGCCACCCACAACACCGACCAGCCGGCCACGGCCAGGGCAGCCAGTATGCCGGACGGGCCATGGCGCAGCACCAAGGCCAGCAACAGGGCCAAGCCTGCGGCCAGGGCGAAAAGCGCGGTTCGTTTCATGCCTGGCGGATCCCTCCTCCCTGTCAGTCCACCCAACCAGATACACTCCAGCGAGACCTTTGACAAACACTGGCGGGAATCATGCTCTCGCTCTCGTATAACGGTCGGAGTCGGAAAAATAATGACCCGGCGCTTGCGGCTGGCCTATAGTCAGAGATGATTGGAAAACCGTCCGCCCGCCGATGCGCCGGCGGCGCAACCAAGGGAGAGCGATCATGCCCTGGAAACCAGCCGCGCGCCTGCTGTCTCTAGCGGTCCTGCTGGCCGTCCTGGCAGCCCTTCCGATTCAGGCGGCTTGGGCTGCCCAGACGGCCGCACAGGCCAAGGGCCTGAGTCCGGCCGAAACCATCGAGCGCCTCGACAGGACTTTGCTGTCCGCCATGCGCGGCGGCGAAAAGCTCGGATTCGAGGGGCGTTACAAGCTCCTGTTTCCGGTCATAGACACCATATTCGCCGATCGTTTCATGGCCAGGTTTTCTGCCGGCCGGTTCTGGCGGGACTTCAGCGACAAGCAGAAGCGGCAGTACAGCGAGGCATACCTGGATTGGTCCGTGTCCGCTTATGCCGAGCGTTTCGACAGCTACAACGGCCAGCAATTCGACATCACGAAGGTGGACACGCAAGGCGACCAGGCCACAGTGGTCAGCACCCTGACCCGCTCGGACGGCAAAACGGTTGACTTCACCTACAAGCTGCGTGCGCAGGAGGGGCGGTGGCTGATTGTGGACATCATTGTGCGTGACGTGAGCCAGTTGGCCATGACCCGTTCCCAATTCACCTCCATCCTGGGTCGGGAGGGCTTTGATGCGCTCATGACCAAGCTTGCGCAGAAGATGCAGGTCTATTCCGAGGAGCTGTCCTCCTAGGCCTGTGCATGATTATTTCGGGGAAGAGCCTGTTATCCTTGGCAAGGGCAGAGGTTTGAGTGGGCCATGCGGAAAGTGAGTCATTCTGGAGGTGAGAGGAGCGCGGGCAACCTCCTTGGAAGACATATGAACGGCGGTGCCGCGGGATGTATTGCTTATGAACTATGATTAATAACGCGAATCAGGCCCGCCGCGTTGCCCCGAGCCAGCGTTTTTGGCACTCTATATGGCTTGATGGGACAGTTTACGCATGTGCGAACGCTCATACTCCCACAAGGAAGGATGCGATGGATATAATCGGGAATAGAGAAAACGCCAGCACAAGTCCCGTACGCGATCCTGCGCGGCCCGTGACCCTGCGCGATGTCCCCTTGCCCGGTCCCCTGGCGCCCGTCGGACGCCTGGAAACCGCCGTGGGCACGGCCCTGAGCCGGCTGCTGGGGCTGCAGAGCGAACAAGGCTACTGGGTTTTCGATCTGGAGGCGGATGCGACCATCCCTTCGGAATACGTCATGCTCCAACGTTTCCTGGGCCGGGACATGCGCCCCGAGCTCCGGGACAAGATCGCCCGCTACCTGCGCAACCGGCAACTGCCCGACGGCGGCTGGCCACTGTATACCGAAGGCCCGGCGGACCTGAGCTGCACGGTCAAGGCCTACTTCGCCCTCAAGCTCCTGGGCGATGCGCCCGACGCGCCGCACATGGCCCGCGCCCGACAGAGGGTGCTGGAGATGGGCGGCGCCGAAAAGGTCAACGTGTTCACGCGCATCGCCCTGGCCATATTCGGCCAGGTTCCTTGGCGCACTGCGCCGTGCATGCCCATAGAGATCACCATGCTCCCGGATTGGTTCTTTTTCCACCTGCGCAAGGTTTCCTACTGGTCGCGCACGGTGGTCGTGCCGCTGCTCATCCTGTACGCCCGGAGGCCCGTGGCGCACATCGAGCCGGACCAGGGCGTGCGCGAGCTGTTCCTGCAAAATCCCGAGAACCTGCGCAACCTGGACGGCTTCTGCGTCAAGAGCGGGCGCAAGAATCTGTTCATCCTGCTGGACCGCATTCTCAAATGCACCGAAGGCTGCCTGCCCGTGGGCATCCGCGAGGAAGCCGTGCGCCGCGCCGAGCGTTGGACCGTTGAGCGCATGCGCGGCGAGGGCGGCATCGGCGCGATCTTTCCGGCCATGGCCAATGCCGTCATGGCCCTGCGCGTGCTGGGCTACCCCGACAGCCAGCCGGACATGGCCCGCGGGATAAAGGCCCTGGACGACCTGTTGGTGGAGAAGGAGCACGAGGCCTTCTGTCAGCCGTGCGTGTCGCCCATATGGGACTCTTGCCTGAGCCTGTCGGCCTCGCTGGAGGCTGGCGCGAGCGCCGACAGCCCGGCCATGAAGGCCTGCGTGGACTGGTTGTTCTCCAAGCAGGTTTTCGCCTGGGGCGACTGGGCCCAGAACTCTCCGGATTTGCAGGCAGGGGCCTGGGCCTTCCAGTTCGAGAACGATTTCTATCCCGACGTGGACGACACCTCCATGGTGCTCATGGCGCTGTTGCGCGCCGGAGCCCTTGACGACCCGCGCTATCAGGAGCGCATCGGCGCGGCCGTCAACTGGACCCTGGGCCTGCAAAGTTCGGATGGCGGCTGGGCCGCCTTTGACGTGGACAATAACAAGCTGCACCTGAACAACATCCCCTTCGCCGATCACGGCGCGCTGCTGGACCCGAGTACCGCCGACCTCACGGGCCGGTGCCTGGAGTTCCTGGGCATGCTCGGCTTCGACCGTTCCTTCAAACCCGCTGCCCGTGGCCTGGAATTCCTGCGCAAGGAGCAGGAGGCGGACGGCTCCTGGTATGGCCGTTGGGGCGTGAACTACCTCTATGGCACATGGTCCGTGCTCATGGGCTTGCGCCAGATCGGCGAGGACATGCGCGCGCCGTACGTCCGGCGGGCCGTTGACTGGCTGCTGAGCCGCCAGAACGGCGATGGTGGCTGGGGCGAGAGCTGCTATACCTATTTCGATTCCAGCCTGGGCGGACGGGGCAGGAGCACACCCTCTCAGACCGCCTGGGCCCTGCTGGGCCTGATGGCCGCCGGCGAGGAACACTCCAGGGCCGTGCGTCGCGGCATCGATTATCTCGTGAGCAATCAACTGCCGGACGGGAATTGGGATGAGCGGCTGTTCACGGGCACGGGTTTTCCGCGAGTCTTCTATTTGCTCTATCACGGCTACAGCCAATACTTCCCGCTGTGGGCCCTGGGCGTCTATCGTCGATTGTCCAAAGGCGGACGCATGCGACAAGACGAGATGCGGCTGCCGAGCCCGCACAGGCTGCCCTTCAAGGTCGTGCCGCGCACATGATCAAGGAGCATTCGGCTTCTCTTGCGTATCCGAGTCGGAGAACGCTGGGAATCGTCACGGCATTGTCCCTGGAGGGGGCGGTCTTGCCTCAGGGGAGCCGATGGCAGGCAGTCGTTTCCAACACGAGCTTTGCGGTGCGCCGGGCGAGCCTGAACGGGTTGGAGTTGCTTTGCGTGCGTTCTGGCCCTGGGGTTTCGGCCGCGCGCAAGGCCGCAGAACTCCTCGTGGGCCATGGCGTCCAGGCCTTGCTGTGCCTGGGCGTTTCGGGCGGACTGGCTCCGGGCCTGAAAGCCGCCGACCTGGTGCTGGCCGAATCTGTAGCCTTGGATGGATTTGGAAGGGATGGAGGCGAAAGCCTGGCAAGCATTCCACTCTCTTGCGCATGGGTCAGACAAGCCCTGCCTGCCATATTGGCCTCTGCGCTTACACATACTCCTCAGCGTAAGATCCGACTGGGACGGATCGTGAGCCTGGAACGGCCCGTGCTCAGCCCGGCGCACAAGGCGGATTTGTGGCGTAGCGGCTGGGCTCTGGCCGCAGATCTGGAAAGCGCCGGAGTGGCCGACGCAGCCGCCAGGGCCGGGCTGCCTCTGCTCGTGCTGCGCGCCGTGTGCGACTCCGCTGGACGTGATTTGCCGCCCGAACTGCCGCGCCTGCTGGACGAGCAGGGCAGGGTCAAACCCGGCCGGCTCCTGTGCAGCCTCGCGCGCAGGCCGACCCTGCTGGCCGACCTGCTGGCTTCGCAACGCGAGTTCTCGGCCGCCCTGGGGTCCCTGCGTCGGGCCGTGGCCGCCATGGCGCGCGCCGGAGCTTTGCTGCCCGAGGAGCGAGGCTGAAGGCCTAGCGCGCGACGCCCGCCTTGTGGATGTAGGCGGCCAAGTCCGCGACACGGCAGGAATAGCCCCATTCGTTGTCGTACCAGATCACGAGCTTGGCCATTGTGCTGTTCTGCATGCGCGTGAAGTCTGCCTCCACGATGCCTGAATGCGGATCGCCCTTGAAATCCATGGAAACCAGCGGCCGATCGCTGTAGCCCAGGATGCCCGCAAGCGGTCCCTCGGCTGCCTCGCGCAGAACCTTGCGCAGTTCCTCCGTGTTGGTTTCTCGCTCCAGGTTGCAAGCGAAGTCCACCACCGAAACGGTGGGCGTGGGCACGCGCAGGGCGTAGCCGTCGATGCGGCCCTTGAGCGCAGGGATGACCAGGGCCACGGCCTTGGCCGCACCGGTCGTGGTGGGGATGATGTTCTGGCCGGCGGCACGGGCGCGGCGCAGGTCTCGGTGCGCCAAATCGAGGATGCGCTGGTCGTTGGTGTAGGCATGCACGGTGCACATGAGGCCGGATACGATGCCGAAGGCCTCGTGCACGACCTTGGCCGCCGGGGCAAGGCAATTGGTGGTGCAGGATGCGTTGGATACGATATGGTGCCGCGCCGGATCGTAATCCTGTTCGTTCACGCCCAGCACCACGGTCACGTCCTCCTCCTTGGCGGGCGCGCTGATGATCACCTTGCGCGCCCCGGCATCGAGGTGGGCCCTGGCCTTAGGACCCGTGGTGAATATGCCCGTGGCCTCGACCACCAGGTCCACGCCGAGATCTCCCCAGGGAATCTCCTTGGGGTCGCGGCTGGCGAAACTTTTGATGTTCCAGCCTCCGTAATGGATATCGGTCCCCTCGGCGCGCACCTCGAAAGGCGTCCGACCGTAGTTGGTGTCGAATTCGAGCAGGTGCACGTTGGTGGCGGTATCGAAAAGATCGTTCACGGCCACGACGACCAGCGAGTCGCCGTGGCGCTCGCGCATGGCCTTGAGCACTTGGCGGCCGATGCGGCCGAAGCCGTTGATTCCTATGCGAAGCTTATCCATCTCAGGTTCCTCCTGGCTAATCCTCGAAGACCCGGTATTCGAACGAAGCGAGCATCTCGTAATCCTTCTTGAGCGCCTGGTGCAGCCTGGCGTTCTCGATGGCAACGGTGCTCAGGGCGGCGATTGCCCGCAGGAATTCCTCTTCCGCCGAATCGAAATTGCGAGGGGTGCCGGAGTAGATGCGCATGACTCCGATGGGCGATTCCTCGACCGTCAGGGGCGCGACCAGCACCGAGGCGATGCCTTCGTCCTTGGCCGCCTTGCCGTACTGAAAGCGCGGATCTGTCGTGGCGTCGGGGATGAAGATGATCCTGCCGGTGAGCGCTTCGCGGTCCACTTCGCTACGCGCTATCTCCACCGGTCCCTTGCGCATGTATTCCTTGGACAGCCCCCAGGCCGCGCTGGGAAGAAGCCTTTTCCCCGTCCTGTCGCGCAGACGGATGGAGCAGCCCTTGGCCTGCATGGCCTTGGCTGCCTGCTCGGCGATGGTTTGCAGCACGGTTGAAGGGTCGAGGCTCGAGTTGACGATCATGGCCACCGTGTAAAGGGAACGATAATACGATTCATATCTGTCCATGCCGACCTCCTGGCGTGTCGAGAAACGATCAACTGGGGTTCTTGCAATCTGTGTCAAACACGACATAACACGGGTCAATCCTTTACGTAACCCCCGCGCCTGGCGCGGCGGAAAAGGCGCGAATAAACTGTTTGAGCCCTGGAGAATCTACTCTCGTGTCCGCTTTAATCCTTTTGAAAAAACGACCGCGCGAGACAAGCAGGCTTACTCGGTGTGAAAATACTCGAGACTCCCTGAGCAAAGCGGAGCATTGCCCCATTAGTCCTGCTTGAAGGCTCAACCCGCCCGCGCCTCTACGGGCAGGCGGCTGGAACGCCAAGCCTTGAGCGGCCTGTGCACGGCGTCGGTCACGGCCGAGGGCTCGAAACCGCAGTGCACCATGCAGTTCAAGCAGCGCTGGTCGCGGCCTCGGCCGTAACGCTCCCAGTCGGTCTCCTCCATGAGTTCGCGGAAGCTGGCCGCATAGCCGTCGTCCAGCAGGTAGCACGGACGCTGCCAGCCGAGCACGTTGCGCGAAGGCGTGCCCCAGGGCGTGCAGGCGTAGTCCTCGCGGCCGGCCAGGAAGTCGAGGTACAGGCTGGAGTGGTTGAATCGCCAGTTCCGGCCCTGGCCCAGGCGGAAGATGTCGCGGAACAAGGTCATGGCCTCCTGGCGGGACATGAAGCCGTTCTGATCGGCTGCGGCCTCGTAACTGAAGGCCGCCGACACGGTCATGCCTTCCACTCCCAGGGCCATGAGGGCGTCGAAGTGCTCAGCGGCGGCCTCCGAGGTCTGGCCTTTGAAGAAGGTCGTGTTGGTGGTCACGCGGAAGCCCTGGTCCAGGGCCTTGCGCATGGCCGCCACGGCGCGGTCATAGGCGCCTTGCTTGCAAACCATGGCGTCGTGCCGTTCGCGCAGGCCGTCCAGGTGCACGCTGAAGTTAAGGTAGGGCGAAGGGCGGAATTCGCCCATGCGTGAGGACAGGAGCTGTGCGTTGGTGCACAGGTAGATGAAACGTTTCTGGGCGGCCAGGCCGTCTACGATGGCCGGGATATCCGGATGCAGGAGCGGTTCGCCGCCGGGTATGGACACCACCGGCGCCCCGCACTCCTCGGCCGCGTCCAGGCACTCCTGTGTCGAGAGTTGCCGGTCCATGATCTCCTTGGAGTAGGTGATCTTGCCGCAGCCCTTGCAGTGCAGGTTGCAGCGGAAAAGCGGTTCGAGCATGAGCACGAGCGGGAAGCGTCGCTTGCCGGAGAGCTTCTGCTTCAGGATATATGTACCGATGCGTGCGGCCTGGATGGCGGGAATTCCCACGGTGAGTCCTTCTTGTTGCAGGTATTGGTCCCAGGATGACAAATCTAGCGCGGCTGGGCCGGCGGTTCAAGCCTCGGACGGATTATTAGCTTTTATCAACCATGGGCAGGTATCCGGAGCGGATCTTTTTGTCCGAAGCGTGAGGCTGGAGCCGGTTGCCCTGATGCCGGGCAATACTATACTTGATGGTTTGCGAGGCACGATGGCCGGAGCGACCCGGCGTAGACATCAGGAGACAGTCAATGAAGGTCATTCGAGCGGAAACCGCCGGTTTCTGCATGGGAGTGGAGTTGGCCCTGAAGAAGCTGGACTTGCTGCTGGAGGAACGTTCTGGCAAGGGGCCCATCTACATTCTGGGGCCGATCATCCATAATCCACAGGTCTTGGCCGAGTATGCGGCCAAGGGAGTCATTACCGCCAAGTCGCCCGAGGACATTCCGGCCGGCGCTTCGGTGGTGATCCGGGCCCATGGCGTGCCCAAGGATATAGAGGAACGGTTGCGCAGGAGGGATGTGACCATCGTGGACGCCACCTGTCCCAAGGTCAAGAAGGCCCAGGTGCTCATCGCCCGCAGCACGGCCGAAGGCCGCAAGCTGCTGCTATACGGCGAGGAGAGCCATCCCGAGGTCAAGGGCCTGCTCAGCTATGCCGCGGCGGGCGCGCACGTATTCGACGACCGCGC containing:
- a CDS encoding lysylphosphatidylglycerol synthase domain-containing protein, with protein sequence MKRTALFALAAGLALLLALVLRHGPSGILAALAVAGWSVLWVAAYHLLPLFLDTLGWAMTMPRGRGPGLGMLLLARWVAESFNTLLPVAQVGGHVARAKLMAGRGGPDMALSPSESGATVTVDVTLGLVTQFAFALAGVLATLPYLGASGDRLRLWGGTGFGALLLAGFVLAQRAGMFTAAAQVLQGLTRGRRLTALLGEAKAMDTHIRATYAAKGRLALAAGLRLLGWLSKSGESWLALHFLGVPATLGDALVLEALSTAAASAAFMVPGGLGVREGSILLLGGMLGITPEVALALALIKRAREIILGAPGLAVWLWIEARGWRSRHGKGQSQSAPDRAFVKESRN
- a CDS encoding ABC transporter substrate-binding protein, whose translation is MPWKPAARLLSLAVLLAVLAALPIQAAWAAQTAAQAKGLSPAETIERLDRTLLSAMRGGEKLGFEGRYKLLFPVIDTIFADRFMARFSAGRFWRDFSDKQKRQYSEAYLDWSVSAYAERFDSYNGQQFDITKVDTQGDQATVVSTLTRSDGKTVDFTYKLRAQEGRWLIVDIIVRDVSQLAMTRSQFTSILGREGFDALMTKLAQKMQVYSEELSS
- the shc gene encoding squalene--hopene cyclase, with translation MDIIGNRENASTSPVRDPARPVTLRDVPLPGPLAPVGRLETAVGTALSRLLGLQSEQGYWVFDLEADATIPSEYVMLQRFLGRDMRPELRDKIARYLRNRQLPDGGWPLYTEGPADLSCTVKAYFALKLLGDAPDAPHMARARQRVLEMGGAEKVNVFTRIALAIFGQVPWRTAPCMPIEITMLPDWFFFHLRKVSYWSRTVVVPLLILYARRPVAHIEPDQGVRELFLQNPENLRNLDGFCVKSGRKNLFILLDRILKCTEGCLPVGIREEAVRRAERWTVERMRGEGGIGAIFPAMANAVMALRVLGYPDSQPDMARGIKALDDLLVEKEHEAFCQPCVSPIWDSCLSLSASLEAGASADSPAMKACVDWLFSKQVFAWGDWAQNSPDLQAGAWAFQFENDFYPDVDDTSMVLMALLRAGALDDPRYQERIGAAVNWTLGLQSSDGGWAAFDVDNNKLHLNNIPFADHGALLDPSTADLTGRCLEFLGMLGFDRSFKPAARGLEFLRKEQEADGSWYGRWGVNYLYGTWSVLMGLRQIGEDMRAPYVRRAVDWLLSRQNGDGGWGESCYTYFDSSLGGRGRSTPSQTAWALLGLMAAGEEHSRAVRRGIDYLVSNQLPDGNWDERLFTGTGFPRVFYLLYHGYSQYFPLWALGVYRRLSKGGRMRQDEMRLPSPHRLPFKVVPRT
- a CDS encoding phosphorylase, translating into MIKEHSASLAYPSRRTLGIVTALSLEGAVLPQGSRWQAVVSNTSFAVRRASLNGLELLCVRSGPGVSAARKAAELLVGHGVQALLCLGVSGGLAPGLKAADLVLAESVALDGFGRDGGESLASIPLSCAWVRQALPAILASALTHTPQRKIRLGRIVSLERPVLSPAHKADLWRSGWALAADLESAGVADAAARAGLPLLVLRAVCDSAGRDLPPELPRLLDEQGRVKPGRLLCSLARRPTLLADLLASQREFSAALGSLRRAVAAMARAGALLPEERG
- the gap gene encoding type I glyceraldehyde-3-phosphate dehydrogenase encodes the protein MDKLRIGINGFGRIGRQVLKAMRERHGDSLVVVAVNDLFDTATNVHLLEFDTNYGRTPFEVRAEGTDIHYGGWNIKSFASRDPKEIPWGDLGVDLVVEATGIFTTGPKARAHLDAGARKVIISAPAKEEDVTVVLGVNEQDYDPARHHIVSNASCTTNCLAPAAKVVHEAFGIVSGLMCTVHAYTNDQRILDLAHRDLRRARAAGQNIIPTTTGAAKAVALVIPALKGRIDGYALRVPTPTVSVVDFACNLERETNTEELRKVLREAAEGPLAGILGYSDRPLVSMDFKGDPHSGIVEADFTRMQNSTMAKLVIWYDNEWGYSCRVADLAAYIHKAGVAR
- a CDS encoding GAF domain-containing protein, giving the protein MDRYESYYRSLYTVAMIVNSSLDPSTVLQTIAEQAAKAMQAKGCSIRLRDRTGKRLLPSAAWGLSKEYMRKGPVEIARSEVDREALTGRIIFIPDATTDPRFQYGKAAKDEGIASVLVAPLTVEESPIGVMRIYSGTPRNFDSAEEEFLRAIAALSTVAIENARLHQALKKDYEMLASFEYRVFED
- the hpnH gene encoding adenosyl-hopene transferase HpnH, which codes for MGIPAIQAARIGTYILKQKLSGKRRFPLVLMLEPLFRCNLHCKGCGKITYSKEIMDRQLSTQECLDAAEECGAPVVSIPGGEPLLHPDIPAIVDGLAAQKRFIYLCTNAQLLSSRMGEFRPSPYLNFSVHLDGLRERHDAMVCKQGAYDRAVAAMRKALDQGFRVTTNTTFFKGQTSEAAAEHFDALMALGVEGMTVSAAFSYEAAADQNGFMSRQEAMTLFRDIFRLGQGRNWRFNHSSLYLDFLAGREDYACTPWGTPSRNVLGWQRPCYLLDDGYAASFRELMEETDWERYGRGRDQRCLNCMVHCGFEPSAVTDAVHRPLKAWRSSRLPVEARAG
- the ispH gene encoding 4-hydroxy-3-methylbut-2-enyl diphosphate reductase; this encodes MKVIRAETAGFCMGVELALKKLDLLLEERSGKGPIYILGPIIHNPQVLAEYAAKGVITAKSPEDIPAGASVVIRAHGVPKDIEERLRRRDVTIVDATCPKVKKAQVLIARSTAEGRKLLLYGEESHPEVKGLLSYAAAGAHVFDDRAALFGMLAKDEKYCLASQTTQDLVTFEALAGELGELPEMDLVVLNTICDATKLRQDEATSVADEVALMVVVGGFNSGNTRRLVQVVASRMIPCLHVETVEALPLEEISRFDCVGLTAGASTPKKMIDEVEACLKRL